In bacterium YEK0313, one genomic interval encodes:
- the dapA_5 gene encoding 4-hydroxy-tetrahydrodipicolinate synthase, with product MSLFRGVFPYLVSPVDADGAVRVAVLERLSADLIDAGVHGLTPLGSTGEFAYLDRRQRAAIVETVVRAAAGRVPVVPGVAATTIAEAVLQARACAAAGADGILAICEAYFPLSDEAVEAYFRAVADAVDLPVVLYTNPNFQRSDLSLGVIERLAAHPRIVGIKDASNNTGRLLSIMNRCGDRLAVFSASAHIPAAVMLLGGRGWMAGPACLVPRDSVRLYDLCAAGRWEEAMALQRRLWRVNEIFARYNMAACVKAGLALKGYDVGDPVPPQQPLDDAARAVVAAALADFS from the coding sequence ATGAGCCTCTTCCGTGGTGTCTTCCCTTATCTGGTCTCGCCCGTCGATGCCGACGGCGCGGTGCGCGTCGCGGTCCTGGAGCGTCTTTCGGCCGATCTCATCGACGCCGGCGTGCACGGTCTGACGCCGCTCGGCTCGACCGGCGAGTTCGCCTATCTCGACCGGCGGCAGCGCGCCGCCATCGTCGAGACGGTGGTGCGCGCCGCCGCCGGCCGGGTTCCCGTCGTGCCCGGGGTCGCCGCCACCACCATTGCCGAGGCAGTCCTGCAGGCGCGCGCCTGCGCCGCGGCCGGTGCCGACGGCATCCTCGCCATTTGCGAGGCCTATTTCCCTCTGAGCGACGAGGCGGTGGAGGCCTATTTCCGTGCCGTTGCGGATGCGGTCGACCTGCCCGTCGTGCTCTACACCAACCCGAACTTCCAGCGCTCGGACCTCTCCCTCGGCGTGATCGAGCGGTTGGCGGCGCATCCGCGCATCGTCGGCATCAAGGACGCCTCCAACAATACCGGCCGGCTCCTGTCGATCATGAACCGCTGCGGCGACCGGCTGGCCGTCTTTTCCGCCTCCGCCCACATTCCCGCCGCCGTCATGCTGCTCGGCGGTCGCGGCTGGATGGCGGGGCCTGCCTGCCTCGTGCCGCGCGACAGCGTCCGGCTCTATGACCTCTGCGCGGCGGGCCGCTGGGAGGAGGCCATGGCGCTGCAGCGCCGCCTGTGGCGCGTGAACGAGATCTTCGCGCGCTACAACATGGCCGCCTGCGTCAAGGCCGGCCTCGCCCTCAAGGGGTATGATGTCGGCGATCCCGTGCCGCCGCAGCAGCCGCTCGATGATGCGGCGCGCGCGGTGGTCGCCGCGGCGCTTGCGGACTTTTCCTGA
- the pcaH_2 gene encoding Protocatechuate 3,4-dioxygenase beta chain, whose translation MAKTGMNRRKMVAASLAAAGLASLGKPRPLAAQASPLPLTPACGGDARVTRRQTEGPFFRPASPAKRDMRGDGVGDMLVLSGFVLTPQCRPVPGALVDLWHADADGEYDRSGFRFRGHQFTDDAGRYQFITRVPGLYPGRTRHFHVKVQAGRGPVLTTQLYFPDEPRNARDGIFDRALLMAIRPADGGRLGRFDFVIPA comes from the coding sequence ATGGCGAAAACGGGAATGAACCGCCGCAAGATGGTGGCCGCCAGCCTGGCCGCTGCGGGCCTCGCAAGCCTCGGAAAGCCGCGGCCGCTCGCCGCTCAAGCCAGCCCCTTGCCCCTGACGCCGGCCTGCGGGGGCGATGCACGCGTGACACGGCGCCAGACGGAAGGCCCCTTCTTCCGGCCGGCTTCGCCGGCGAAACGCGACATGCGGGGAGACGGGGTCGGGGACATGCTGGTGCTTTCCGGCTTCGTGCTGACCCCGCAGTGCCGGCCCGTGCCGGGAGCGCTCGTCGACCTCTGGCATGCCGATGCCGATGGCGAATACGACCGGTCGGGCTTCCGCTTTCGCGGCCATCAGTTCACCGACGATGCCGGCCGCTACCAGTTCATCACCCGCGTTCCCGGCCTCTATCCCGGCCGGACCCGGCATTTCCACGTCAAGGTCCAGGCTGGCCGCGGCCCTGTCCTGACCACGCAGCTCTACTTTCCGGACGAGCCGCGCAATGCCCGCGACGGCATTTTCGACCGGGCGCTGCTGATGGCGATCCGCCCGGCCGACGGCGGCCGTCTCGGCCGGTTCGATTTCGTCATCCCGGCCTGA
- the purF gene encoding Amidophosphoribosyltransferase precursor, translating into MTRILEVRHHEADLEHAREDLGGQACGSTAFDAEADRLHEECGVFGVYDHPDAAALTALGLHALQHRGQEAAGIVSFDGARFHSERRLGLVGDNFSRREVIERLPGQSAIGHTRYSTTGGTILRNVQPLFAELETGGFAVCHNGNLTNGLTLRRRLIADGAIYQATSDTEVILHLVARSRRNRFTDRFIDALGQVEGGYAFVGMTNKKLIGARDPLGIRPLVIGELGGKYILTSETCALDIIGARFVREVANGEVVVISDQGLESIRPFPPRKLRPCIFEYVYFARPDSIVDGKNVYGLRKQIGATLAAESPVAADVVVPVPDSGVPAAIGFAQQSGIPYELGIIRNHYVGRTFIQPTQSVRELGVRLKHSANRAVVEGRSIVLVDDSIVRGTTSRKIVQMMRDAGAREVHFRIASPPIRYPDYYGIDMPDQDKLLAARMTLDEMKTYLGVDSLAFISIDGLYRALGEPGRDAAQPQYTDHYFTGDYPTPITDLVSESAKQLSLLAEAS; encoded by the coding sequence ATGACGCGAATCCTGGAGGTACGCCACCACGAGGCGGACCTGGAGCATGCGCGCGAGGATCTCGGCGGCCAGGCCTGCGGCAGCACGGCCTTCGACGCCGAGGCGGACCGCCTGCACGAGGAATGCGGCGTCTTCGGCGTCTACGACCATCCCGATGCCGCGGCGCTGACCGCGCTCGGCCTGCACGCCCTGCAGCATCGCGGCCAGGAAGCCGCCGGCATCGTCTCATTCGACGGCGCGCGCTTCCATTCGGAGCGGCGGCTGGGCCTCGTCGGCGACAATTTCTCGCGGCGCGAGGTGATCGAGCGCCTGCCGGGCCAATCGGCGATCGGCCATACGCGCTATTCGACCACGGGCGGCACCATCCTGCGCAATGTCCAGCCGCTCTTCGCCGAACTCGAAACCGGCGGTTTCGCGGTCTGCCACAACGGCAATCTGACCAACGGGCTGACCTTGCGACGCCGGCTGATCGCCGACGGCGCGATCTACCAGGCGACATCCGACACCGAGGTGATCCTGCATCTGGTTGCGCGCTCGCGGCGCAATCGCTTCACCGACCGTTTCATCGATGCGCTCGGCCAGGTCGAAGGCGGCTACGCCTTCGTCGGCATGACCAACAAGAAGCTGATCGGCGCGCGCGACCCGCTGGGCATCCGGCCGCTGGTCATCGGCGAGCTCGGCGGCAAATATATCCTGACCTCGGAAACCTGCGCCCTCGACATCATCGGCGCGCGCTTCGTGCGCGAGGTGGCGAATGGCGAGGTCGTGGTCATTTCCGACCAGGGCCTGGAATCGATCCGGCCGTTCCCGCCGCGCAAGCTGCGCCCCTGCATCTTCGAATATGTCTATTTCGCGCGGCCGGACTCGATCGTCGACGGCAAGAACGTCTATGGCCTGCGCAAGCAGATCGGCGCGACGCTGGCCGCCGAATCCCCCGTGGCCGCCGACGTCGTCGTGCCGGTGCCAGATTCGGGCGTGCCGGCGGCCATCGGCTTCGCCCAGCAGTCGGGCATCCCCTACGAGCTCGGCATCATCCGCAACCACTATGTCGGCCGGACCTTCATCCAGCCGACCCAGTCGGTGCGCGAACTGGGCGTGCGCCTCAAGCATTCCGCCAACCGTGCCGTGGTCGAAGGCCGCAGCATCGTGCTGGTCGACGATTCCATCGTCCGCGGCACCACCTCGCGCAAGATCGTGCAGATGATGCGTGATGCCGGAGCGCGCGAGGTGCACTTCCGCATCGCTTCGCCGCCGATCAGGTATCCCGACTATTACGGCATCGACATGCCCGACCAGGACAAGCTTCTGGCCGCGCGCATGACGCTGGATGAAATGAAGACCTATCTCGGCGTCGACAGCCTCGCCTTCATCTCGATCGACGGGCTCTACCGCGCGCTCGGCGAACCGGGCCGCGACGCCGCCCAGCCACAATATACCGACCATTATTTCACCGGCGACTATCCGACCCCGATCACCGACCTCGTCAGCGAAAGCGCCAAACAGTTGTCGCTGCTCGCCGAAGCCAGCTGA
- a CDS encoding Tripartite tricarboxylate transporter family receptor, with amino-acid sequence MLKHPDRGISCGTPVSRRRLLAAAATVVASPRIARAGPGRVPAGTLRFIVPFAPGGSVDVLGRAVAKAVGEALGRQTLVENVAGGSTNLGSERVAKAAPDGLTILVASDSLAINKSLFPRLSFDPVASFAPVTLAITAPQLLVTHPRSGLNTVADYVAAARARPGELKVGLPGHGVIGHLASELINRRLAGLKVNHIPYNGGAPASRDLIGGHLDALYITLPAVTAQVRDGALRGLATTTAQRSAALPDVPSFAETVVQGLDLASWQGFLVPAGTPADLVAGLDTAIAAALRGPSARPALEGLGFDIVAAGPEVFGKLIRDDVARFAQIVHDAGLAGA; translated from the coding sequence ATGCTCAAACATCCCGATCGCGGAATTTCGTGCGGCACGCCCGTCAGTCGCCGCCGCCTTCTGGCCGCCGCTGCGACGGTCGTCGCCAGTCCCCGCATCGCCAGGGCCGGACCGGGACGGGTCCCCGCCGGAACGCTCCGTTTCATCGTGCCTTTCGCCCCGGGCGGCAGTGTCGACGTGCTCGGCCGTGCCGTCGCCAAGGCTGTCGGTGAGGCGCTCGGACGGCAGACGCTGGTCGAAAATGTTGCCGGCGGCTCGACCAATCTCGGCTCCGAACGGGTGGCGAAGGCCGCGCCCGACGGCCTGACCATCCTGGTCGCGAGCGACAGTCTCGCCATCAACAAGAGCCTGTTCCCCCGGCTGTCGTTCGATCCGGTCGCCAGCTTCGCGCCGGTCACGCTCGCCATTACCGCACCGCAGCTGCTCGTGACTCATCCCAGGTCGGGGCTGAACACCGTCGCCGACTATGTGGCGGCAGCCCGGGCAAGGCCGGGAGAATTGAAGGTCGGCCTGCCGGGCCACGGCGTCATCGGCCATCTCGCGAGCGAACTGATCAACCGGCGCCTGGCGGGGCTGAAGGTCAACCATATCCCCTACAATGGCGGCGCGCCGGCGAGCCGCGACCTCATCGGCGGCCATCTCGACGCGCTGTACATCACCCTGCCCGCCGTCACGGCGCAGGTCCGCGACGGCGCGCTTCGGGGCCTGGCGACGACCACGGCCCAACGATCGGCGGCGCTGCCCGACGTGCCGAGTTTCGCCGAGACGGTCGTTCAAGGCCTCGATCTCGCGAGCTGGCAAGGCTTTCTCGTGCCGGCGGGAACGCCGGCGGACCTTGTCGCGGGTCTCGACACTGCGATCGCCGCGGCGCTCCGCGGGCCGTCCGCAAGACCCGCGCTCGAAGGCCTCGGCTTCGACATCGTCGCCGCCGGCCCGGAAGTCTTCGGCAAGCTGATCCGCGATGACGTCGCCCGTTTCGCGCAGATCGTGCACGACGCCGGGCTCGCCGGCGCCTGA
- a CDS encoding NmrA-like family protein — protein MKVALIGASGNAGSRILKELANRGHAVTAIARDPQRIAAGANITAVKGDADAPDALAKLLAGHDVVVSAVHFTASDPNKLIAAVKTAGVPRYIVVGGAGSLEVAPGARLVDQPSFPAAYKAEALAGGVFLDLLKAEPTLNWTFLSPSALFVPGERTGKFRLGRDALLTAADGKSSISFEDYAIALADEIEKPAHERQRFTVGY, from the coding sequence ATGAAAGTCGCCCTCATCGGCGCCTCCGGCAATGCCGGTTCGCGCATCCTGAAAGAACTTGCGAACCGCGGCCATGCCGTGACCGCCATCGCGCGCGATCCCCAGCGCATCGCGGCGGGTGCCAACATCACCGCCGTCAAGGGCGATGCCGACGCTCCGGATGCCCTGGCCAAGCTCCTCGCCGGCCATGACGTCGTCGTCAGCGCGGTGCATTTCACCGCATCCGATCCGAACAAGCTGATCGCCGCGGTCAAGACGGCAGGCGTTCCGCGCTACATCGTCGTCGGCGGCGCGGGCAGCCTGGAGGTCGCGCCCGGCGCCCGGCTCGTCGACCAGCCGAGCTTTCCCGCCGCCTACAAGGCCGAAGCCCTGGCGGGCGGCGTGTTTCTCGACCTCCTGAAGGCCGAGCCGACGCTCAACTGGACCTTCCTGTCGCCCTCGGCGCTGTTCGTGCCGGGCGAGCGTACAGGCAAGTTCCGCCTCGGCCGCGACGCCCTGCTGACCGCCGCCGACGGCAAGAGCTCGATCTCGTTCGAGGACTATGCGATCGCGCTCGCCGACGAGATCGAGAAGCCGGCGCACGAGCGCCAGCGTTTCACCGTCGGCTATTGA
- the yciK_2 gene encoding putative oxidoreductase YciK yields MTDKPLSGRVACITGASRGIGRATALLLAEAGAHVIAVARTQGGLETLDDAIKTAGGSATLVPLDIRDGDGLDRLGLAIHERWGKLDVFVANGAILGPISPLGHITPQEWDHTVAINLTAQWRLVRSLDPLLQQSDAARVVFVSSGASWRNRPFWGPYSVTKAALNALALTYAAEHQSNPIRVNLFNPGPIRTAMRAQAMPGEDPATLETPEGPARAILSLCLPSVTETGRIYDYPSKSLKTFQEPA; encoded by the coding sequence ATGACCGACAAACCGCTTTCCGGCCGGGTTGCCTGCATTACCGGCGCCTCGCGCGGCATCGGCCGCGCGACGGCCCTCCTCCTCGCCGAGGCCGGCGCGCATGTCATTGCCGTTGCCCGGACGCAGGGCGGCCTCGAGACGCTCGACGACGCCATCAAGACCGCCGGCGGCAGCGCCACGCTCGTGCCGCTCGACATCCGGGACGGCGACGGCCTGGACCGGCTGGGTCTCGCCATTCACGAGCGCTGGGGCAAGCTCGACGTTTTCGTCGCCAACGGCGCTATCCTCGGGCCGATCTCGCCGCTCGGCCACATCACCCCGCAGGAATGGGACCATACGGTTGCGATCAACCTGACGGCGCAATGGCGCCTCGTCCGGTCGCTCGACCCGCTGCTGCAACAGTCGGATGCGGCCCGCGTCGTCTTCGTATCTTCCGGCGCCTCCTGGCGCAACCGGCCGTTCTGGGGCCCCTATTCGGTCACCAAGGCCGCGCTCAATGCGCTGGCGCTGACCTACGCCGCCGAGCACCAGAGCAATCCGATCCGGGTCAATCTGTTCAATCCCGGACCGATCCGCACGGCCATGCGCGCCCAGGCCATGCCCGGCGAGGACCCGGCGACGCTCGAGACGCCCGAAGGCCCGGCCCGCGCGATCCTGTCGCTGTGCCTGCCCTCGGTGACCGAAACCGGCCGGATCTACGACTATCCGAGCAAGAGCCTGAAGACGTTCCAGGAACCGGCCTGA
- a CDS encoding Extracellular serine protease precursor, whose translation MGKSIFKNRPEVSQWEGPSPRRWLYSTSLLVLVGALTPGGVHAQAVWTGTTSGNWFDASNWAVGGVPTNSDVHIGTVTPNFTAIANAGAEAQGLWVGINGGNGRLSIILNGTLDSHFGTIGTNAGEKGDIGLSGINTRWTNTDAIIVGSAGEGLFEIGNGATVHSGYDYLGYYAGGQGLAYVDGVGSTWTVDQTLTIGYGGHGGLTITNGGVVSSQSAILGASAGAEAVVNVSGLGSQMHTFGALAQGALVVGQGGTGRLTIAQGGTVTNAEGAVGSLAGSEGTVWVKDSGSSWATAGILRIGDAGKGTLNIQSGGIVTDASATLADRAGSQAHATVTGIGSRWIHSGPLQIGNAGVAELNILDRGLVQSITAGVGGEQGAEGTVAVSGAGSRWDNSGQLNVGYRGTGEVEAASGGVITSGYVNIAAETNSSGTVVVRGAFSSLKVTHELFVGFLGSGRLIAETGGTIESESAVIASRSGSSGIARVTGAGSTWTNTGNLTVGGQGNGALIVTGTGATVATGGFLTVGGDGHGSLTVTNGGSVSSVGGHVGRDAGGSGEALVDGIGSRWNTGGATVFVGTGTTGRLTVSYGAVVDGPVQVAANGTLAGDGTVGATDVIGGTLLGVQGRTLTIGGPLTLTPDARVNVTLGAAGNTTGLFNVTGNLVLDGTLNVAFTAGFGAGVYRIIDYAGALTDNGLIVGTMPSGTIGTVQTAVAHQVNLLVSGTVDEARFWNGTNTVADGTIHGGSGTWSATSTTNWTDVNGAIAAAWADTFAVFQNNPGVVTVDGSYGMVSAMGMQFIGTGWTVLGDSITLIGAGGSTTIRVGDGTPGGASHSATIGSELTGASGLVKDDFGTLILTGTNSYSGGTTIAAGTLQIGNGGTTGSIAGAVLNSGVLAFNRSDAYQFSGAISGSGLIRQMGSGIIGLTGNSAAFTGTTRVEAGTLAVDGVLGGALEILAGGRLQGIGTVGDTTVNGMIAPGHSIGTIKVGNITFNAGAIYEAEVNAAGQADRIDAGGTATINGGSVRVLAGAGSYAPQTQYTILTAAGGRSGTFTGGVTSNLAFLTPSLSYDANNVYLTMARNDIDFAGVGVTPNQIAAGGGVESLGLGNPVHNAVLNLAAEQARGAFDQLSGEIHASLRGAMIDDSRFVRHAVNDRIRAAFAAVGASGGHVVTYEDGKPRPAAATTDRLAVWGQGFGSFGHASGDGNAARLDRSIGGFFVGADAPLFNAWRFGVVAGYSRSSFRANARASSATSDTYHVGFYGGTAWGDLAFRAGAAYSWHDIATTRRVLFAGFGDSLKGSYGAATAQAFGEFGYRMRAGDVAFEPFANLAYVNLHVAGFGENGGSAALAAGAASSDTMFTTVGLRASTSFSFSTAAVTARGMLGWRHAFGDVRSGATMRFAGGGESFVIGGIPIARHAAVVEAGLDFAFSPTAMFGVSYGGQFGSGVIDQTFRANFNAKF comes from the coding sequence ATGGGCAAGAGTATTTTCAAGAATAGGCCGGAGGTCAGCCAGTGGGAGGGGCCGTCACCAAGACGGTGGCTTTATTCGACGTCCCTTCTGGTACTGGTCGGTGCCTTGACGCCCGGCGGCGTCCACGCACAAGCCGTCTGGACAGGCACGACGAGCGGCAACTGGTTCGACGCCAGCAATTGGGCCGTGGGCGGTGTACCCACCAACAGCGATGTTCACATCGGCACCGTGACGCCGAATTTCACGGCCATTGCCAATGCTGGCGCAGAGGCGCAAGGCTTGTGGGTCGGCATCAATGGCGGCAACGGGCGCCTTTCGATCATCCTCAACGGCACGCTCGACAGCCACTTCGGAACGATCGGCACGAATGCGGGCGAAAAGGGCGATATTGGCCTTTCCGGCATCAATACACGATGGACCAATACGGATGCGATCATCGTCGGCAGCGCGGGCGAAGGCCTGTTCGAAATCGGCAATGGCGCAACGGTCCACAGCGGCTACGACTATCTCGGCTATTATGCCGGCGGGCAGGGGCTGGCCTATGTCGATGGCGTAGGGTCTACCTGGACCGTCGACCAGACGCTGACCATCGGCTACGGCGGCCATGGCGGACTGACGATTACCAATGGCGGCGTGGTGAGCAGCCAGAGCGCGATCCTGGGAGCGTCGGCGGGCGCCGAGGCCGTGGTCAATGTCAGCGGCCTCGGTTCGCAAATGCACACTTTCGGGGCTCTCGCCCAGGGCGCCCTGGTGGTTGGTCAAGGCGGGACAGGCAGGCTGACCATCGCCCAGGGCGGCACGGTGACCAATGCCGAAGGCGCGGTCGGCAGCCTGGCGGGATCGGAAGGGACCGTCTGGGTGAAGGACAGCGGCTCCTCATGGGCCACCGCCGGCATCCTCCGCATCGGCGATGCCGGCAAGGGCACGCTCAACATCCAGAGCGGCGGCATCGTCACCGACGCCAGCGCCACCCTGGCCGACAGAGCCGGGTCGCAGGCCCACGCCACCGTGACTGGAATCGGCTCCCGGTGGATCCATTCCGGTCCGCTTCAAATCGGCAATGCCGGTGTCGCCGAGCTCAACATACTGGATCGCGGCCTGGTGCAGTCGATCACCGCCGGCGTCGGCGGCGAGCAGGGGGCTGAGGGAACGGTCGCCGTGAGCGGTGCCGGATCCAGGTGGGACAATAGCGGCCAGCTCAATGTCGGCTATCGGGGCACGGGCGAGGTCGAGGCCGCGAGCGGCGGCGTCATTACCTCCGGCTATGTGAACATCGCTGCGGAAACAAACTCCAGCGGTACGGTCGTCGTACGCGGCGCATTCTCAAGTCTGAAGGTCACGCACGAACTGTTCGTCGGCTTTTTGGGGTCGGGCCGGCTCATCGCCGAGACCGGCGGGACGATTGAAAGCGAAAGCGCCGTGATCGCCAGCCGGTCAGGCTCTTCCGGCATCGCGCGCGTCACCGGTGCGGGGTCGACCTGGACCAATACGGGCAACCTGACGGTCGGCGGCCAGGGCAATGGCGCCCTGATCGTGACCGGCACCGGGGCAACCGTTGCGACCGGAGGCTTTCTGACGGTGGGCGGAGACGGTCATGGAAGCCTCACCGTCACGAATGGCGGCAGCGTGAGCAGCGTCGGCGGCCATGTCGGCCGCGATGCCGGAGGCAGCGGCGAGGCTCTCGTCGACGGGATCGGCTCGCGCTGGAACACCGGCGGCGCAACCGTTTTCGTCGGGACGGGAACCACGGGACGCCTGACCGTTTCTTATGGCGCCGTCGTCGACGGTCCCGTTCAGGTGGCGGCCAATGGCACGCTGGCAGGCGACGGTACGGTCGGTGCTACCGATGTCATCGGCGGTACCCTGCTCGGTGTGCAGGGCCGCACCCTGACGATCGGCGGCCCCCTGACGCTCACACCGGACGCGCGTGTCAATGTAACGCTTGGCGCCGCCGGCAACACCACGGGCCTGTTCAACGTGACCGGCAACCTGGTCCTGGACGGCACATTGAACGTGGCCTTCACTGCGGGCTTCGGCGCCGGCGTCTATCGCATCATCGACTATGCCGGAGCGCTCACCGATAACGGCCTCATTGTCGGCACCATGCCGTCGGGCACGATCGGCACGGTGCAGACGGCCGTGGCCCATCAGGTCAACCTGCTGGTCTCGGGCACGGTCGACGAGGCACGGTTCTGGAACGGCACGAACACGGTCGCCGATGGCACGATCCATGGCGGCTCCGGCACCTGGTCGGCCACCAGCACCACCAACTGGACCGATGTGAACGGCGCCATCGCCGCGGCCTGGGCCGACACCTTTGCCGTCTTCCAGAACAATCCCGGCGTGGTGACGGTCGATGGCTCATACGGCATGGTTTCGGCCATGGGGATGCAGTTCATCGGAACCGGCTGGACCGTTTTGGGCGATTCGATCACATTGATCGGCGCCGGAGGCAGCACGACAATCCGCGTTGGCGACGGCACCCCCGGCGGTGCCAGCCACAGCGCGACCATCGGTTCGGAGCTGACCGGCGCCAGCGGCCTCGTCAAGGACGACTTCGGCACGCTGATCCTGACCGGGACAAACAGTTATAGCGGTGGCACGACGATCGCCGCCGGCACGCTCCAGATCGGCAATGGCGGCACGACCGGCTCGATCGCCGGCGCTGTTCTGAACAGCGGCGTGCTGGCCTTCAATCGCTCCGATGCCTACCAATTTTCCGGGGCGATTTCCGGTTCCGGCCTGATCCGCCAGATGGGATCGGGCATCATCGGCCTCACCGGCAATTCCGCCGCCTTCACGGGCACCACCCGTGTCGAGGCCGGCACACTGGCGGTCGACGGCGTGCTTGGCGGCGCGCTGGAGATTCTGGCTGGCGGCCGCCTGCAGGGCATCGGCACGGTCGGCGACACGACCGTCAATGGCATGATCGCGCCGGGCCATTCGATCGGCACGATCAAGGTCGGCAACATCACCTTCAATGCCGGCGCGATCTACGAGGCGGAGGTCAATGCGGCGGGGCAGGCCGACCGCATCGATGCAGGCGGCACGGCCACCATCAACGGCGGCTCGGTGCGGGTTCTGGCCGGCGCGGGCTCCTACGCGCCGCAGACGCAGTACACCATTCTCACTGCCGCCGGCGGCCGAAGCGGCACCTTCACGGGCGGAGTGACCTCGAACCTCGCCTTTCTCACGCCTTCGCTCAGCTATGACGCCAACAACGTCTATCTGACGATGGCACGCAACGACATCGATTTTGCCGGCGTCGGCGTGACGCCGAACCAGATCGCTGCCGGCGGCGGCGTCGAAAGCCTCGGTCTGGGCAACCCGGTGCACAATGCGGTGCTGAACCTTGCAGCCGAACAGGCGCGGGGGGCATTCGACCAGCTCTCCGGCGAGATCCACGCCTCGCTGCGCGGAGCGATGATCGACGACAGCCGCTTCGTCCGCCACGCTGTCAACGATCGCATCCGCGCGGCCTTCGCCGCAGTCGGCGCGTCGGGCGGCCATGTCGTGACCTATGAGGACGGCAAACCCCGCCCTGCTGCTGCGACGACGGACCGCCTGGCGGTCTGGGGCCAGGGCTTCGGCTCGTTCGGACATGCAAGCGGCGACGGCAACGCCGCCCGGCTCGATCGCTCCATCGGCGGTTTCTTCGTCGGCGCGGACGCGCCGCTGTTCAACGCCTGGCGCTTCGGCGTCGTCGCCGGCTACAGCCGGTCCAGCTTCCGGGCGAATGCGCGCGCCTCTTCGGCCACGAGCGACACCTATCATGTCGGTTTCTACGGCGGCACCGCCTGGGGCGATCTCGCCTTCCGGGCGGGAGCGGCCTATTCCTGGCACGACATCGCAACGACGCGGCGCGTGCTGTTCGCGGGCTTCGGCGACAGCCTGAAGGGCAGCTATGGTGCCGCCACGGCGCAGGCCTTCGGGGAGTTCGGCTATCGCATGCGCGCTGGCGATGTCGCGTTCGAGCCGTTTGCCAATCTGGCCTATGTGAACCTGCATGTGGCCGGCTTCGGTGAGAATGGCGGCTCGGCCGCGCTGGCCGCCGGCGCGGCCAGCTCCGATACGATGTTCACGACGGTCGGCCTGCGCGCCTCGACCAGCTTCAGCTTCAGCACCGCGGCCGTGACCGCGAGGGGCATGCTCGGATGGCGCCATGCCTTCGGCGACGTGAGATCGGGCGCGACGATGCGTTTCGCCGGAGGTGGCGAGTCCTTCGTCATCGGCGGCATTCCGATCGCACGCCATGCCGCAGTGGTCGAGGCCGGCCTCGACTTCGCGTTTTCGCCGACCGCCATGTTCGGTGTCTCCTATGGCGGCCAGTTCGGTTCGGGCGTGATCGATCAGACCTTCCGCGCCAATTTCAACGCGAAGTTCTGA
- the cvpA gene encoding Colicin V production protein: MPVTYLDIGLAVIMLISALLAMVRGLVREVLSIASWGLAALATWWAFPRLLPLAQTQVSNELAAKAIVIAGVFLVVLVVVSLITIRISDAILDSKIGVLDRTLGFAFGLARGLVIVVVAFAFFTWLVPGTSRPDWISKAKSYALLDSTKDWLIEKLPQDIEGSDILRRLNRSQQATPEAAPPPAAPGAPGAPANPPPGTQPAPRRP; this comes from the coding sequence ATGCCGGTCACCTATCTCGACATTGGCCTTGCCGTGATCATGCTGATTTCAGCATTGCTCGCGATGGTGCGCGGCCTGGTCCGCGAGGTCCTGTCGATTGCGTCCTGGGGCCTCGCCGCACTCGCCACCTGGTGGGCCTTCCCGCGCCTCCTGCCGCTCGCCCAGACGCAGGTTTCCAACGAGCTTGCCGCCAAGGCCATCGTCATCGCCGGCGTCTTCCTCGTCGTGCTCGTGGTGGTTTCCCTGATCACCATCCGCATTTCCGACGCCATTCTCGATTCCAAGATCGGCGTGCTCGACCGCACCCTCGGCTTCGCCTTCGGCCTCGCCCGCGGCCTCGTCATCGTGGTCGTCGCCTTCGCTTTCTTCACCTGGCTCGTGCCGGGCACCAGCCGGCCCGACTGGATCTCCAAGGCCAAGTCCTATGCGCTGCTGGACAGCACCAAGGACTGGCTGATCGAAAAGCTGCCGCAGGATATCGAAGGATCCGACATCCTCAGGCGCCTGAACCGCTCGCAGCAGGCCACGCCCGAGGCCGCGCCGCCGCCGGCAGCGCCCGGTGCGCCCGGCGCCCCGGCCAATCCGCCGCCCGGAACGCAGCCGGCGCCGCGCCGTCCATAA
- the yybR_5 gene encoding putative HTH-type transcriptional regulator YybR: MHAPNVFNGKCSTRVVLDRIGDKWAVLILILLCKEPLRFNELRRRIDGISQKMLSQTLKSLERDGLVARAAFPTVPVTVEYRITPLGMTLHQAVDGLRVWAESHLADVAAAQRRYDSGETLADAA, from the coding sequence TTGCACGCTCCCAACGTGTTCAACGGCAAATGCTCGACGCGCGTCGTGCTCGACCGGATCGGCGACAAATGGGCGGTTCTGATCCTGATCCTGCTTTGCAAGGAGCCGCTGCGCTTCAACGAACTGCGCCGGCGTATCGACGGCATCTCGCAGAAGATGCTGTCCCAGACCCTGAAGAGCCTGGAGCGTGACGGCCTCGTCGCCCGGGCCGCCTTTCCGACGGTGCCGGTGACGGTCGAATATCGGATCACCCCGCTCGGCATGACCTTGCATCAGGCGGTCGACGGCTTGCGCGTCTGGGCCGAGAGTCATCTGGCCGACGTGGCTGCCGCCCAGCGTCGCTACGATTCCGGCGAGACCCTGGCGGACGCGGCATGA